A section of the Phaseolus vulgaris cultivar G19833 chromosome 8, P. vulgaris v2.0, whole genome shotgun sequence genome encodes:
- the LOC137825184 gene encoding uncharacterized protein, with amino-acid sequence MNDETFEQIEGVTTASEAWIILSTNYKGDDKIKRVHLQTLRRQYELLQMETTETVDVYINKVLALKNHMETNGETHLEQTKVDKILRSLTHKFEHVVAAIEEVNDISTMTVRLLSSSLQAHEQWMNDNKIGKPIERALQEQASIGSSYHKHGSSRSRGQGRGGSYC; translated from the coding sequence atgaatgacgagacATTTGAGCAGATAGAAGGAGTAACAACTGCAAGTGAGGCTTGGAtcattttgtcaaccaattataaaggtgatgacaagatcaagagggtgcatcttcaaaccctaagacgccaatatgaactgctgcagatggaaaccacagagactgttgatgtatatataaataaagttcttgccTTGAAAAATCATATGGagaccaatggtgaaacacatttGGAGCAGACAAAGGTGGATaagattttgagatctttaactcacaaatttgaacatgttgttgccgcaattgaagaggtcaatgacatttcaacaatgacagtaaggttattgtctAGTTCCCTACAAGCGCATGAGCAGtggatgaatgacaataagattggAAAACCAATTGAACGGGCTTTACAAGAacaagcctcaattggtagctcATATCATAAACACGGTAGTTCACGAAGCAGAGGACAGGGACGAGGTGGTAGttattgttaa